In the Methylophilus sp. 5 genome, one interval contains:
- a CDS encoding PEP-CTERM sorting domain-containing protein, with the protein MQANMKHFLVGLAFAGGLGQAYATPLLVNLPTANVDIVASGFGGTLLDSATTLVSNASYNGTARAAVYSTATGLDFYYQFTNNASSQNGIDRMTAFDFGSLGSSVVNVYQTATGFDMFSNGTENSQYADRTMAGVIGFNFSPVSIADIPPGTTSFIQIIRTSATNYQPGNFGILDGIGSNAAGFSPATTVPEASTYGMMLLGLGLLGLISGKRMND; encoded by the coding sequence ATGCAAGCTAATATGAAGCACTTTCTGGTTGGACTCGCATTCGCAGGAGGTTTGGGACAGGCATACGCGACCCCACTCTTAGTCAACTTACCCACAGCAAATGTAGACATTGTTGCTTCTGGATTTGGGGGGACTTTGCTGGATAGTGCCACCACGTTGGTAAGTAACGCTAGTTACAATGGCACTGCCCGTGCGGCAGTGTACAGCACGGCTACCGGTCTAGACTTTTATTATCAATTTACAAACAATGCCAGCTCACAAAACGGTATTGATCGCATGACTGCGTTTGACTTCGGCAGCCTTGGGAGTAGCGTCGTGAATGTTTATCAAACAGCCACCGGGTTTGATATGTTTAGCAATGGGACGGAAAATTCACAGTATGCTGATCGCACGATGGCAGGAGTGATCGGTTTTAACTTCTCCCCCGTTAGTATTGCTGATATTCCCCCGGGAACGACTAGCTTTATTCAGATAATTCGTACCAGCGCTACCAATTATCAGCCAGGTAACTTCGGCATTCTCGATGGGATTGGTTCTAATGCCGCGGGCTTTAGTCCAGCAACGACAGTCCCCGAGGCTTCTACATATGGAATGATGCTGCTAGGTTTGGGCTTGCTAGGGCTGATTAGTGGCAAACGGATGAATGATTAA
- a CDS encoding sterol desaturase family protein: protein MQSPLQKLLIIKHSKVAYMADFAVYALLIGLMTSSLILFPVRMSALSIVFYIILGGFSWTLMEYVLHRWVLHQWPPFCEWHHEHHRQPKALICTATLVSLSAIGLTVYLPLYWAASAEVATCFTLGLLIGYLAYAVTHHAIHHWPNSGLAWLNKRQVIHCLHHVSSNHSFGVTSNVWDVVLGTHFNSPVVKSLENSAHIDLQRE, encoded by the coding sequence ATGCAATCTCCACTACAAAAGTTACTCATCATAAAACATAGTAAAGTCGCCTATATGGCGGACTTTGCTGTGTATGCTCTCTTGATTGGCTTGATGACGAGTTCCCTGATCCTTTTCCCGGTGAGGATGTCAGCGCTATCTATTGTCTTTTACATAATACTTGGCGGTTTCAGCTGGACGCTGATGGAATATGTATTGCATCGTTGGGTGCTACATCAATGGCCTCCCTTTTGCGAATGGCATCACGAGCACCACCGGCAACCAAAGGCATTGATTTGTACAGCCACTTTGGTCAGCTTGAGCGCGATTGGATTGACCGTCTACTTGCCGCTGTATTGGGCAGCCTCCGCTGAAGTGGCAACGTGCTTTACACTAGGGTTATTAATCGGCTATCTCGCTTATGCCGTCACACATCATGCGATCCACCACTGGCCCAATTCAGGGTTGGCATGGCTCAACAAAAGGCAAGTGATTCATTGTTTGCATCATGTTTCCTCAAATCACTCTTTTGGAGTGACGTCTAACGTTTGGGATGTTGTGCTGGGAACTCACTTCAATTCCCCCGTTGTCAAAAGCCTTGAGAATTCGGCGCATATTGATTTGCAGCGCGAATAG
- a CDS encoding cupin domain-containing protein, with the protein MHGYIQNLQQASVMNTDFRRVLYTGKYSQLLLVSLKPGEETGFIVHMQDQFLGVDKGMGHIIINGVTTEVETGYAIIVPAGVNHNLINTGKFDLKVHSVYSPPNHLDGTVCHLRVYADVTERLFDGVTTE; encoded by the coding sequence ATGCATGGATACATCCAAAACCTTCAGCAAGCCAGTGTTATGAATACTGACTTCAGACGAGTCTTATACACGGGAAAGTATAGTCAATTACTACTGGTCTCACTAAAACCTGGTGAAGAAACTGGCTTTATAGTGCATATGCAGGATCAGTTCTTAGGGGTGGATAAAGGCATGGGACATATCATCATCAATGGCGTCACGACTGAGGTTGAGACGGGATACGCCATTATTGTCCCTGCCGGAGTCAATCACAACCTTATCAATACGGGAAAATTTGATTTAAAAGTACATTCAGTATATTCACCACCTAACCACTTAGATGGAACAGTCTGTCATCTGCGAGTGTATGCTGATGTCACGGAGCGGTTGTTTGATGGTGTGACAACAGAATAA
- a CDS encoding BON domain-containing protein yields the protein MIAVFCIAISACSDPDATSAQIAETHRQSDGTERNQSEHTVQLEIWGEQSALSDAYITKKINKAFKNEKLLIDTTIRVETRSGVVTLTGYADSLAVSEKASDICRHIAGVKKVENLLIIST from the coding sequence ATGATTGCAGTGTTCTGTATCGCAATTTCTGCTTGCAGCGACCCTGACGCCACCTCAGCACAGATTGCTGAAACTCACCGGCAATCAGACGGTACAGAGCGTAATCAGAGTGAGCATACTGTTCAGCTGGAAATCTGGGGAGAACAGAGCGCATTATCTGATGCATATATTACAAAAAAAATAAACAAAGCCTTTAAGAACGAAAAGCTACTGATAGACACGACTATACGTGTAGAAACAAGGTCGGGCGTAGTCACCTTAACAGGCTATGCCGATTCACTTGCGGTGAGCGAAAAGGCCTCGGATATCTGCAGACATATTGCAGGGGTCAAAAAAGTGGAAAACCTATTGATCATCTCTACATGA
- a CDS encoding BON domain-containing protein has translation MKADLQVQEDVMKELHWEPSVNAAHIGVEVHEGIVTLSGYVDTFAQKWRAENAAKRVHGVKALAIDIHVQLLAGFERSDSDIARSANNVLLWSNDLHNNSVQVMVEKGWITLTGFVEWAYQKQNLGYAICNLLGVTGVSNHLKIEPKVKLKNVRDDIEQVLKRRALAELKHVSIKLNGTEVLLAGHVSSWEEREAILHSAWNTPGVQNVINEIKVA, from the coding sequence GTGAAAGCTGACTTGCAAGTCCAAGAAGATGTGATGAAAGAGCTGCATTGGGAGCCTTCGGTCAATGCTGCGCATATAGGGGTTGAGGTTCATGAGGGCATTGTCACCCTGTCAGGATATGTCGATACCTTTGCCCAGAAATGGCGTGCTGAAAACGCCGCAAAACGGGTGCATGGCGTAAAAGCCCTGGCGATAGACATCCATGTTCAATTGCTAGCGGGATTCGAGCGTTCAGATTCTGATATCGCCAGATCGGCAAATAATGTGTTGCTCTGGTCTAACGATTTGCACAACAACTCTGTACAAGTGATGGTTGAGAAAGGTTGGATCACTTTGACGGGTTTTGTTGAATGGGCATACCAGAAACAGAATCTTGGATATGCAATTTGTAACTTGTTAGGTGTGACAGGGGTCAGTAACCACTTGAAAATAGAACCCAAAGTTAAGTTGAAAAACGTGAGGGATGATATAGAGCAAGTTTTAAAGCGGAGAGCATTAGCTGAGTTAAAGCATGTTTCTATTAAGCTCAACGGTACAGAGGTGCTGCTCGCAGGTCATGTGAGCAGTTGGGAGGAGCGTGAAGCTATTCTTCACTCTGCTTGGAACACCCCTGGTGTCCAAAATGTGATCAATGAGATTAAAGTCGCCTAG